The genomic segment GGCTTCGTTATTGGCCGGCGGTCGCACCAACTGGCAGGCCCCGGCCACCTGCCCGTCAAGGCGGGCAATAAACAGGGTCCGGTCCGGCATGAGCATGACCCCTTTCCAGTAATTTTCCAGGGTCTTTTGCGGCGGCTGGTGCAACCAGCCAAAACCGACGCCATCGTCAATCGCTTCCCGGGTAATGGCACATAACTGCGATAATGTGACGTTGCCCAGTACGGATGGTATTTCCACGCCCAGCCGTGAAGAAGATTTGTAGGTATTCGTCTTGTCCATAACCTGTTTCCGGTTTTGCCCTGAGTTGCCGGCCTTTCTTCATCAGTCACCGGCGCCTACGGGGTCCAGTTCAGAAAATTCCGGATCAATCTTAACCCCACATTCTGGCTTTTTTCCGGATGGAACTGGGTCCCAATGATATTGTCCCGGCCGATGATGGCGGTCACCGGGTCGCCATAATCCACCGTGGCCAGCACGGCCTCTGGCTGCGCCGCCTGAAAAAAATAACTGTGGACAAAATAGGCATGATCGCCATCCTCTAGTCCCGCAAGTACCGGATGATCCGCCGCACCGGGAGCAAATGTCAGTTCATTCCACCCCATATGAGGAATCTTGAGCCCGCTCTCCGGCGGAACCCGCAGCGGTTCCACCGTACCTTTGATCCAGCCCAGCCCCGTATGATGGCCATGCTCATGCCCTTCCTCCGCCAATAGCTGCATGCCGACACAGATGCCAAGAAACGGGCGGCCCCGCCGGAGTATCACCTCTTCCAATGCCTCGCGCATGCCAGACAGCGCCGACAGCCCCCGCATACAGTCCCCATAGGCCCCAACCCCTGGCAGAATAATCCTGTCCGCCCCGCGCACATCCTCGGCCCGCGAGGTGACAAGAATCTCCATCTCCAGACCCGTTTCCCGAGCCATACACTGCGTGGCCTTTTCCGCTGAGCGCAAATTACCGGATCCGTAATCAATCAAAACTGTTTTCATCACTTCGTGGTATTC from the Luteithermobacter gelatinilyticus genome contains:
- a CDS encoding GNAT family N-acetyltransferase yields the protein MDKTNTYKSSSRLGVEIPSVLGNVTLSQLCAITREAIDDGVGFGWLHQPPQKTLENYWKGVMLMPDRTLFIARLDGQVAGACQLVRPPANNEAGAFAAEVVNFFLAPWARGHDLAKMMLKEVEDHAIGQGFRSLNVNMRADQQAAIAVCEWLGMKRWGTKERYAMINGKFVPGYFYTKDLD
- the hisH gene encoding imidazole glycerol phosphate synthase subunit HisH yields the protein MKTVLIDYGSGNLRSAEKATQCMARETGLEMEILVTSRAEDVRGADRIILPGVGAYGDCMRGLSALSGMREALEEVILRRGRPFLGICVGMQLLAEEGHEHGHHTGLGWIKGTVEPLRVPPESGLKIPHMGWNELTFAPGAADHPVLAGLEDGDHAYFVHSYFFQAAQPEAVLATVDYGDPVTAIIGRDNIIGTQFHPEKSQNVGLRLIRNFLNWTP